The nucleotide window GGTGCGATGTGGGGCGGCGGGGCCATGCGGGCTGCAGCAGGCGGCGGCGCCATCCGCGGGGCGGCCTGCGACGGCGGCGGCGGCAAGGCCGGGCGCGGGGCTGTGTGCATCGGCGGCGGAACCGGGCGTGCAACCATCGGCGGCGGGGGCCGCTGTATCCGCGGCGCCACGGGCGGCAGGTGGCGTTCGCCCAGCGAACGGGTCGGCGGCCCCGTCGGTCTGGCGGGAGCAGGGATAGACGCCGGTCGCAACCGGGCAGCCGGGGCCGGCTGACGAGAGGCTTCGCTGCGGACCGCCGGGCCAGCTCCGGCTGCGGCGCCTGCGCCGGACGGCGGTGCGCCAGTCTGGACCGCGGGCCGCGCGCCCGTGGGCAGCGGCTGAGCCCGCACAGGCGCCCCGGGACGAACAGCGCCCATCGATGGGGGCGGCAGTCGTTTGCTGCCCGGCACCGGCAGCGCCTGCACAGCGGGCGCAGCAGCGGGTACCACCGGGCTAGGCCGCCGCTGCCCCGGCAACGGCGCGACAGCGGGTCCGGAAGCCTGACCGGGCGGCGAACTCGGCGGTGGCGGCGCAGGCGCGCGCCCCGGACCCGTCCCGTTCGGAACCGGTGATGACATTGTCGCAGGCAGCCTCCCCCGCGGGCCCTGAAGCTGGACGCCGGGGCGCGGCGCGAATCCGCCCGGCGGCGTCGTCGCGATCGACGCGCTCGGCGGCACCGCTGCCTTGCCCTGCTGGATCAGTGCGGCCCGCTGCATCACCGCGGCCGGAAGCGCGGCGCCGATCACGCCACCGGCGATCGCGGCCGATGCCACCCCGGCCCGGCTCGGCTCGACAGCCGGGACGGCTCCGGGCACCGCCGCCGGCGGCTGGGCAACCGGCAGCGGCGCAGACGGATTCGCCGCTGCCGCCGGCGGCTGATTGATCACCTGATTGATCACCGTGGTGTTGTGGATGTTGGCGAAGATGATGTTGTTCGGCGGCGGCTGCACATACACCGGCGGTCGCACATAAGCAGGGATCGGCACGAACAACGGCCGCGGCAGATAGAACAGGCCTATCGGCGGCGGCGGTGGCGGCAGCATCACGAAATCCGGCGGCGGTGGCGGCAGGAAGAACACCGGCGGCGGCGGTGGCGGCGCAAAATCGAACACCGGATCGCTGAACATCAGGACCGGGCGGTCGACATAGACGATTTCGTCGGGCGGCGGCGCGGGCACGTCGTAGTCGATCACCGTGAAGCTCGGCGGCGGCTCCAGCGCCGCCGCAAGTATCTCCAGCCGGCGCCGCGCATCGGCCGCATGTGGACCGCGCGGATAACGGCGCAGATACGACCAGTACGCATCCGGCGTATCGACGCGGTAGGTCCGCCGCCAGGTGATCGCCTCGCGCCGTGCGGCGACGATCGCCCTCACCCGCTTGGCCAGCGGATCGCTCGGATACGCCGCGAGGAAATCCTCATAGGCCTGCAGCGTGTCGCGATCGAGCGCGGCCGCATACGCCTCGGCGGCGCCCATGTCGCGGATCGGCTTGCTGCGCAGTGCCTGATCCGGCGCCGGCAGCGGCGGCGCATCGGGCGCGCGATCGAAGAACATGAAATTCGACTCGATGCTCTGCGTATCCCACGGCACCTGAGCGCCCTTGGTGGTCTCGTTGACGCGCAGCCGGACGCGATCGAACAGTTGCGGCAGCGTCAGGCCGCCGGTGCGGATCATCTCGGCCAGTGCCTGCGCATAGACGCCGTAAGCGCCGCGCTCCTCCGGCGCCACCGTGCCGGGCGCGGCGTTGAAGGCGATCAGCATCTTCGGGGTCGGCTCCACCATCGCCAGCCCCGAAGCGACCGAGCCGGCCGGCACGAACGGCTGTTCGCGTGCGAGATCCAGCACCACGACGCTGGTCTTCAGCGGCAGCGCGGCGAGCTGGCGCATGTAGTCGCCGAGCCGCAGCCCTTCAGTCGGAATGTCGGTATCGCGCGAAATCCGCGAGTCGACCGGGATGAAGTAGTTCTCGCCGGCGTACTGCACGCCATAGCCGGCGAGATAAACCGCCGCGACCGTGTCGGGACCGGCCTCCTCCGCCTTCTTCACGAAGTCGCGGAAGGCGCCGCGCAGCGTGTCGCCGTCGAGATCGCGCGCGCCGCTGACGTCGAAGCCCGCCGCCTGCAAAGTCTGTGCGATCAGACCGCCGTCGTTGGCGGCGGTGGACAGCGGCGCTTTCGCATAGGCTCCGTTGCCGATCACCAGCGCGATGCGCTTTTCCTGCTGCTGCGCCCGGGCATGATCGATCGGGACGAC belongs to Rhodopseudomonas palustris and includes:
- a CDS encoding caspase family protein is translated as MRFHPVLSLVSAVLAVLLVVPIDHARAQQQEKRIALVIGNGAYAKAPLSTAANDGGLIAQTLQAAGFDVSGARDLDGDTLRGAFRDFVKKAEEAGPDTVAAVYLAGYGVQYAGENYFIPVDSRISRDTDIPTEGLRLGDYMRQLAALPLKTSVVVLDLAREQPFVPAGSVASGLAMVEPTPKMLIAFNAAPGTVAPEERGAYGVYAQALAEMIRTGGLTLPQLFDRVRLRVNETTKGAQVPWDTQSIESNFMFFDRAPDAPPLPAPDQALRSKPIRDMGAAEAYAAALDRDTLQAYEDFLAAYPSDPLAKRVRAIVAARREAITWRRTYRVDTPDAYWSYLRRYPRGPHAADARRRLEILAAALEPPPSFTVIDYDVPAPPPDEIVYVDRPVLMFSDPVFDFAPPPPPPVFFLPPPPPDFVMLPPPPPPIGLFYLPRPLFVPIPAYVRPPVYVQPPPNNIIFANIHNTTVINQVINQPPAAAANPSAPLPVAQPPAAVPGAVPAVEPSRAGVASAAIAGGVIGAALPAAVMQRAALIQQGKAAVPPSASIATTPPGGFAPRPGVQLQGPRGRLPATMSSPVPNGTGPGRAPAPPPPSSPPGQASGPAVAPLPGQRRPSPVVPAAAPAVQALPVPGSKRLPPPSMGAVRPGAPVRAQPLPTGARPAVQTGAPPSGAGAAAGAGPAVRSEASRQPAPAARLRPASIPAPARPTGPPTRSLGERHLPPVAPRIQRPPPPMVARPVPPPMHTAPRPALPPPPSQAAPRMAPPPAAARMAPPPHIAPPRPPAPPRTAPPPRPQGPAKRCPPGVSQC